A genomic region of Methylobacterium durans contains the following coding sequences:
- the urtB gene encoding urea ABC transporter permease subunit UrtB: MIGLLALLLCLLAGPARAEAPADAAYARLASDSYAEIEAGVAALGPSGDPRAGAVIGALADGRLLFRPADRTLFIRDGSGVVEARTGAPASADGLKPVRANNKVRRAVEAAMGSLNLTSPDPGRRREAADAVFKARDAGALPALDVALAKEADAGVRRALAEARAAVILARPGAAEPERLGAIQTIAGRGDGDALGILRGLSADPSEAVRAAAARGVGTVETRLALIGAAQNVWYGISLGSVLLLAAIGLAITFGVMGIINMAHGEMVMLGAYTTFLVQGAIREHAPALSDWSLAVSIPAAFLVAGAVGVVIERGVIRYLYGRPLETLLATFGISLVLQQGVRSLFGPTNREVSAPAFMTGAFDLYGLSITWGRLWIVVFSFGVFLGLLFVLRRTAFGLKTRAVTQNRRMAAAMGIRTPLVDALTFGLGSGIAGIAGVALSQIDNVSPNLGQGYIIDSFLVVVFGGVGNLWGTLVAALTLGVANKLFEPYLGAVLAKIALLVFIILFIQKRPRGLFALKGRAVES; this comes from the coding sequence ATGATCGGCCTCCTCGCCCTCCTCCTCTGCCTTCTCGCCGGGCCGGCCCGCGCGGAGGCGCCGGCCGACGCGGCCTACGCGCGGCTGGCGAGCGACAGCTACGCGGAGATCGAGGCCGGTGTCGCGGCGCTCGGGCCGAGCGGCGATCCGCGTGCCGGAGCCGTGATCGGCGCGCTGGCCGACGGGCGCCTCCTCTTCCGGCCTGCCGATAGGACCCTGTTCATCCGCGACGGGTCCGGCGTGGTCGAGGCCCGCACCGGCGCCCCGGCAAGCGCCGACGGCCTGAAGCCGGTGCGGGCCAACAACAAGGTCCGGCGCGCCGTCGAGGCAGCGATGGGCAGCCTCAACCTGACGAGCCCGGATCCGGGCAGGCGCCGCGAGGCGGCGGACGCCGTGTTCAAGGCCCGCGACGCGGGAGCGCTTCCCGCCCTCGACGTCGCGCTGGCGAAGGAGGCGGATGCGGGCGTGCGGCGGGCGCTGGCGGAGGCCCGCGCCGCCGTGATCCTGGCCCGGCCCGGAGCCGCGGAGCCTGAGCGCCTCGGGGCGATCCAGACGATCGCAGGCCGCGGCGACGGCGATGCCCTGGGGATCCTGCGCGGCCTCTCCGCCGATCCGAGCGAAGCCGTGCGGGCGGCGGCAGCCCGCGGCGTCGGGACGGTCGAGACCCGGCTCGCCCTGATCGGAGCGGCGCAGAACGTCTGGTACGGGATCTCCCTCGGCTCCGTGCTGCTGCTGGCCGCGATCGGCCTCGCCATCACCTTCGGCGTGATGGGCATCATCAACATGGCGCACGGCGAGATGGTGATGCTCGGCGCCTACACCACCTTCCTCGTGCAGGGCGCGATCCGCGAGCATGCGCCCGCCCTGTCGGATTGGTCGCTCGCCGTCAGCATCCCGGCGGCCTTCCTGGTGGCGGGCGCCGTCGGCGTCGTCATCGAGCGCGGCGTCATCCGCTACCTGTACGGGCGGCCGCTGGAGACGCTGCTCGCCACCTTCGGCATCAGCCTCGTCCTGCAGCAGGGTGTGCGCTCGCTCTTCGGCCCGACGAACCGCGAGGTGAGCGCGCCGGCCTTCATGACCGGCGCCTTCGACCTCTACGGCCTCTCGATCACCTGGGGCCGGCTCTGGATCGTGGTGTTCTCGTTCGGCGTCTTCCTCGGCCTGCTCTTCGTGCTGCGCAGGACCGCCTTCGGCCTCAAGACCCGGGCCGTGACCCAGAACCGGCGCATGGCCGCAGCGATGGGCATCCGCACGCCCCTCGTCGACGCCCTGACCTTCGGCCTCGGCTCCGGCATCGCCGGCATCGCGGGCGTGGCGCTCTCTCAGATCGACAACGTCTCGCCCAATCTCGGCCAGGGCTACATCATCGACTCGTTCCTCGTCGTGGTGTTCGGCGGCGTCGGGAACCTCTGGGGCACGCTGGTGGCGGCGCTGACCCTCGGCGTCGCCAACAAGCTGTTCGAGCCGTATCTCGGCGCGGTGCTCGCGAAGATCGCGCTCCTCGTCTTCATCATCCTGTTCATCCAGAAACGCCCGCGCGGCCTGTTCGCGCTCAAGGGCCGGGCGGTGGAGTCGTGA
- the urtC gene encoding urea ABC transporter permease subunit UrtC, translating to MAAAIPRPALVDLKGRIFLGVLAAICLLVPLLNLAVPEGSGLHLPTYLVSLFGKYLAFALLALSLDLVWGYCGILSLGHGAFFGLGGYAMGMYLMRQIGPRGVYGNPVLPDFMVFLNYTELPWYWLGFDHFPFAALMVLAVPGLLAFVFGWLAFRSRVTGVYLSIITQAMTFALMLAFFRNDMGLGGNNGLTDFKDILGFPVQAQGVRVALFLATAAALAIGYLIARFMTVSAYGKVLIAVRDAEARTRFLGYRPEAYKTLAFVVSAMMAGVAGALYVPQVGIINPSEFAPTNSIEAVIWVAVGGRGTLVGAALGAVLVNYAKTLLTGALPDAWLFALGALFVLVTLFLPKGIVGTAIDRFGSRRAAAKLPPEPEMPGKLAEEGRG from the coding sequence ATGGCCGCCGCCATCCCGAGGCCGGCCCTCGTCGACCTCAAGGGCCGGATCTTCCTCGGCGTGCTCGCCGCGATCTGCCTTCTCGTCCCGCTCCTCAACCTCGCGGTGCCGGAGGGCTCGGGCCTGCACCTGCCGACCTACCTCGTCTCGCTGTTCGGCAAGTACCTCGCCTTCGCGCTGCTGGCGCTCTCCCTCGACCTCGTCTGGGGCTATTGCGGCATCCTCTCGCTCGGCCACGGCGCCTTCTTCGGGCTCGGCGGCTACGCGATGGGCATGTACCTGATGCGTCAGATCGGGCCGCGCGGCGTCTACGGGAACCCGGTCCTGCCCGACTTCATGGTGTTCCTGAATTACACCGAGCTGCCCTGGTACTGGCTCGGCTTCGATCATTTCCCCTTCGCGGCATTGATGGTGCTCGCAGTGCCGGGCCTCCTCGCCTTCGTGTTCGGCTGGCTCGCCTTCCGCTCGCGGGTGACGGGCGTCTACCTCTCGATCATCACGCAGGCGATGACCTTCGCGCTGATGCTCGCCTTCTTCCGCAACGACATGGGCCTCGGGGGCAACAACGGGCTCACCGACTTCAAGGACATCCTCGGCTTCCCCGTCCAGGCGCAGGGCGTGCGGGTCGCGCTCTTCCTCGCCACCGCGGCGGCGCTGGCCATCGGCTACCTGATCGCCCGGTTCATGACGGTCTCGGCCTACGGCAAGGTGCTGATCGCGGTGCGGGACGCGGAAGCCCGCACCCGCTTCCTCGGGTATCGGCCGGAAGCCTATAAGACGCTGGCCTTCGTGGTCTCGGCCATGATGGCGGGGGTGGCGGGCGCCCTCTACGTGCCGCAGGTCGGCATCATCAACCCCTCCGAATTCGCGCCGACGAACTCGATCGAGGCGGTGATCTGGGTCGCGGTCGGCGGGCGCGGCACCCTCGTCGGGGCCGCCCTCGGGGCGGTGCTCGTCAACTACGCCAAGACGCTGCTCACCGGCGCCCTGCCGGATGCGTGGCTGTTCGCGCTCGGCGCCCTCTTCGTCCTCGTGACGCTCTTCCTGCCGAAGGGGATCGTCGGCACCGCGATCGATCGGTTCGGCAGCCGGCGCGCGGCGGCCAAGCTCCCGCCCGAGCCCGAGATGCCCGGCAAGCTCGCCGAGGAGGGCCGTGGCTGA
- a CDS encoding LysR family transcriptional regulator produces MPQPQVLRDMALFVEVAKRKSFSQAAAALDMPISSVSRRITQFETAVGLRLLDRTTRKLALTPYGEAYLAQATRIVEEAQRTFDDMIAQAKGPTGFLKVAAPPDFWVLRHLSDIVCAFSEDHEHIHVHLDLRSSQVDLVREDYDLAIAMEEPRQSSLIVRRVVEVESALFASPAYLRARGRPKHPQDLAEHDVVLSVPGASDTWQFTRGDEIVSAPVSGRISCNNLSLARRLAVTGRGIAASNLVNVARDLDSGRLDRILPDWRLPPTSIYIVTTSRLLPAKTRRFIDFVSKRLAGVFSGASRGAERLPLPERGVPQPVCLVRP; encoded by the coding sequence ATGCCGCAGCCTCAAGTCCTGCGCGATATGGCCCTGTTCGTTGAGGTGGCGAAACGCAAGAGTTTCAGCCAGGCGGCGGCGGCGCTCGACATGCCGATCTCCTCGGTCTCGCGGCGCATCACCCAGTTCGAGACGGCCGTGGGCCTGCGCCTCCTCGACCGGACCACCCGCAAGCTCGCGCTCACGCCCTACGGCGAGGCGTATCTCGCCCAGGCCACGCGCATCGTCGAGGAGGCCCAGCGCACCTTCGACGACATGATCGCCCAGGCGAAGGGGCCGACCGGCTTCCTCAAGGTGGCCGCGCCGCCGGATTTCTGGGTCCTGCGGCACCTCTCGGACATCGTCTGCGCCTTCTCGGAGGACCACGAGCACATCCACGTCCATCTCGACCTGCGTTCCTCGCAGGTTGACCTCGTGCGCGAGGATTACGACCTCGCGATCGCGATGGAGGAACCCCGGCAGAGCTCGCTCATCGTGCGCCGGGTGGTGGAGGTCGAGAGCGCCCTGTTCGCCTCCCCCGCCTACCTGCGGGCGCGGGGCCGCCCGAAGCATCCACAGGATCTCGCCGAGCACGACGTGGTCCTGTCGGTGCCCGGCGCGAGCGACACCTGGCAATTCACCCGCGGCGACGAGATCGTCTCGGCGCCCGTCTCGGGCCGGATCTCCTGCAACAACCTCAGCCTCGCGCGGCGTCTCGCCGTGACGGGACGGGGCATCGCCGCCTCGAACCTCGTCAACGTGGCGCGCGACCTCGACAGCGGGCGCCTCGACCGGATCCTGCCGGACTGGCGCCTGCCGCCGACCTCGATCTACATCGTGACGACGTCCCGGCTCCTGCCGGCCAAGACGCGGCGCTTCATCGATTTCGTGTCGAAGCGCCTCGCCGGCGTGTTCTCGGGCGCCTCGCGGGGCGCCGAGCGGCTGCCCCTGCCGGAGCGCGGGGTGCCGCAGCCGGTCTGCCTCGTCCGGCCGTAG
- the urtD gene encoding urea ABC transporter ATP-binding protein UrtD yields the protein MSEADLLIPEAAVAGGGPATERRLTQALLYLDDVRVTFDGYRALRGLSLTLERGEMRAIIGPNGAGKTTMMDVITGKTRPDTGAAVFDGVHDLTRLDEPAIADLGIGRKFQKPTVFESHTVSDNIVLALKGPRSALASLFGWRNRVEAARVEEILVTVGLIAHRGRPAADLSHGQKQWLEIGMLLAQDPKLLLVDEPVAGMTDAETEATATLLRAIARDHAVMVVEHDMHFVRALACRVTCLHEGAVLAEGSIDAVSADPRVVEVYLGR from the coding sequence ATGAGCGAGGCCGATCTCCTGATCCCGGAAGCCGCCGTCGCGGGCGGCGGCCCGGCGACCGAGCGCCGCCTGACCCAGGCGCTCCTCTATCTCGACGACGTGCGCGTCACCTTCGACGGCTACCGAGCGCTGCGCGGCCTCTCGCTGACGCTGGAGCGGGGCGAGATGCGGGCGATCATCGGCCCGAACGGGGCCGGCAAGACCACGATGATGGACGTGATCACGGGCAAGACGCGGCCCGACACCGGCGCCGCCGTCTTCGACGGCGTGCACGACCTCACCCGCCTCGACGAGCCGGCGATCGCCGATCTCGGCATCGGCCGCAAGTTCCAGAAGCCGACCGTGTTCGAGAGCCACACGGTCTCCGATAACATCGTGCTGGCGCTCAAAGGTCCGCGCAGCGCGCTGGCCTCGCTGTTCGGCTGGCGGAACCGCGTGGAGGCGGCGCGGGTCGAGGAGATCCTCGTCACCGTCGGCCTGATCGCCCATCGCGGGCGCCCGGCGGCCGACCTCTCGCACGGGCAGAAGCAGTGGCTGGAGATCGGCATGCTGCTCGCCCAGGACCCGAAGCTCCTCCTCGTCGACGAGCCGGTCGCCGGCATGACGGATGCCGAGACCGAGGCCACCGCGACGCTGTTGCGGGCAATCGCGCGGGACCACGCCGTGATGGTGGTCGAGCACGACATGCACTTCGTGCGGGCCCTCGCCTGCCGCGTCACCTGCCTGCACGAGGGCGCGGTCTTGGCCGAGGGCTCGATCGACGCGGTCTCGGCAGACCCCCGCGTCGTCGAAGTCTACCTGGGACGCTGA
- a CDS encoding TVP38/TMEM64 family protein, which translates to MTGDETRYWLVTGLAIAAALAAWYLLPVDAWLAAFKDWARDLGPYGPIAFAGLFVVATLLVIPCTPLTIAAGVAFGWWSLPIVLAAATVGSVLAFVAGRTLLQDRVRALIARRPAMKATVEAVGEGGWQLLTLMRLSPFVPFNAQNYVLGITDVRAGAFLVSTLLGMLPGTVVCVYLGVIGRAAGGDAPEHWISLGLGLVATFAAVGLTRRRVRAKLRMRRAGAGA; encoded by the coding sequence GTGACGGGCGACGAAACCCGGTACTGGCTCGTGACGGGCCTCGCCATCGCGGCCGCCCTGGCGGCCTGGTACCTCCTCCCGGTCGATGCCTGGCTCGCGGCCTTCAAGGACTGGGCGCGGGACCTCGGTCCCTACGGACCGATCGCCTTCGCCGGGCTCTTCGTCGTCGCCACGCTCCTCGTCATCCCCTGCACGCCGCTCACCATCGCGGCCGGCGTCGCCTTCGGCTGGTGGTCGCTGCCGATCGTGCTCGCCGCCGCGACGGTCGGCTCGGTGCTCGCCTTCGTGGCCGGCCGCACCCTCCTCCAGGACCGGGTCCGTGCCCTGATCGCGCGGCGGCCGGCCATGAAAGCCACCGTCGAGGCGGTCGGCGAGGGCGGCTGGCAATTGCTCACGCTGATGCGGCTCAGCCCCTTCGTGCCCTTCAATGCCCAGAACTACGTTCTCGGCATCACCGACGTGCGCGCGGGCGCCTTCCTCGTCTCGACCCTTCTCGGCATGCTGCCCGGCACGGTCGTGTGCGTCTATCTCGGTGTGATCGGCCGCGCCGCGGGCGGGGATGCGCCGGAGCATTGGATCTCTCTCGGCCTCGGCCTCGTTGCGACCTTCGCGGCCGTCGGCCTGACCCGGCGGCGCGTGCGAGCCAAACTGAGGATGCGGAGAGCCGGCGCGGGCGCATGA
- a CDS encoding phospholipase D-like domain-containing protein gives MRDLSSHDPADAAWLRPGQTCWRREPASRIALLHDGAAYFAAARRALLQARRSILLIGWSFDPRVRLDPVGEAERESMADLLRRLKAQRPDLAIRLLIWDMPWPISAGNDHTPDSVRAALGPRIDFRIDGTLPYGACQHQKILVVDDRVAFCGGGDFEVNRWDTQAHRDRDPRRRLPSGDTYPPRHDVMMAVDGAAASALGDLARRRWLDATGERLAPPEAGPEGFADPWPDTVTPLLRDVEVGIARTEPARAGRAAIRENEALYLAGIRSARRIIYLENQYFTAPVIAEALARRLAEPEGPEIVVVLTERSPNGFDRLTMDGARRGLIARLRGADPHRRLRVLAPRTPAGGPILVHSKVAVFDDRLLRVGSTNLNNRSLGLDTECDLAVEALPGAPHDLRRAAIARVRDGLIAHHAGCERGVFEAALRQRGSVRAVLDDAALVSRARLCAVVASRRGPLARLVEAWHLGDPAGTDDLWRPWRRRRALSLAAPVRERSSPPRAGRVRDPVLSETSHPSPRPSPAREREPVAPSGRNG, from the coding sequence ATGAGAGATCTGTCGAGCCATGACCCGGCGGACGCGGCTTGGCTGCGTCCCGGGCAGACCTGCTGGCGCCGGGAGCCGGCCTCCCGCATTGCCCTCCTTCACGACGGCGCGGCCTATTTCGCCGCGGCCCGCCGCGCGCTGCTGCAGGCGCGCCGCTCGATCCTCCTGATCGGCTGGAGCTTCGATCCGCGCGTGCGCCTCGATCCCGTCGGCGAGGCCGAGCGGGAGAGCATGGCCGACCTCCTGCGCCGCCTGAAGGCGCAGCGGCCGGACCTCGCGATCCGCCTGCTGATCTGGGACATGCCCTGGCCGATCTCGGCGGGCAACGACCACACGCCGGATTCCGTGCGGGCGGCGCTCGGCCCGCGGATCGACTTCCGGATCGATGGCACCCTCCCCTACGGCGCCTGCCAGCACCAAAAGATCCTGGTGGTGGACGACCGGGTCGCCTTCTGCGGCGGCGGTGATTTCGAGGTGAACCGCTGGGACACGCAGGCCCACCGCGACCGCGACCCGCGCCGCCGCCTGCCCTCCGGCGACACCTACCCGCCGCGCCACGACGTGATGATGGCGGTGGACGGAGCCGCGGCGTCCGCCCTCGGCGACCTCGCCCGCCGCCGCTGGCTCGACGCGACCGGCGAGCGGCTCGCGCCCCCCGAGGCCGGGCCCGAGGGCTTCGCGGATCCGTGGCCCGACACCGTGACGCCGCTCCTGCGCGACGTCGAGGTCGGCATCGCCCGCACCGAGCCGGCGCGGGCCGGCCGGGCCGCCATCCGCGAGAACGAGGCGCTGTATCTCGCGGGCATCCGGTCCGCGCGCCGCATCATCTACCTGGAGAACCAGTATTTCACCGCGCCCGTGATCGCGGAGGCGCTCGCCCGCCGCCTCGCGGAGCCGGAGGGTCCCGAGATCGTCGTGGTGCTGACCGAGCGGAGCCCGAACGGGTTCGACCGGCTCACCATGGACGGCGCCCGCCGCGGCCTGATCGCGCGGCTGCGCGGGGCCGATCCGCACCGGCGGCTCCGGGTGCTCGCCCCGCGCACGCCCGCGGGCGGGCCGATCCTCGTCCATTCCAAGGTCGCGGTCTTCGACGACCGGCTGCTGCGGGTCGGCTCGACCAACCTCAACAACCGCTCGCTCGGGCTCGACACGGAGTGCGACCTCGCCGTCGAGGCGCTGCCCGGCGCGCCCCACGACCTCCGGCGGGCGGCGATCGCGCGCGTGCGCGACGGCCTCATCGCCCACCATGCCGGCTGCGAGCGGGGCGTGTTCGAGGCGGCGCTGCGGCAGCGCGGCTCGGTGCGGGCCGTCCTCGACGATGCCGCCCTGGTCTCGCGCGCGCGCCTCTGCGCGGTCGTCGCCTCGCGGCGCGGCCCGCTCGCCCGGCTCGTGGAGGCGTGGCACCTCGGCGATCCCGCCGGGACGGACGACCTCTGGCGCCCCTGGCGGCGCCGGCGCGCGCTGAGCCTCGCCGCGCCCGTTCGGGAAAGGTCGAGCCCGCCGCGGGCGGGCCGGGTGAGGGATCCGGTCCTTTCGGAGACGTCGCACCCCTCACCCCGACCCTCTCCCGCACGGGAGAGGGAGCCCGTCGCGCCCTCCGGCCGGAACGGCTAG
- the urtE gene encoding urea ABC transporter ATP-binding subunit UrtE, with protein MLAVEDVDLHYGAAKALRGVSLKAEVGQVTCVLGRNGVGKTSLMRAIVGQQPISKGRIRLGERDISGLAPYDRARAGVAFVPQGREIFPLLTVKENLETGFAPCRRADRYVPGEIYDLFPVLKDMLHRRGGDLSGGQQQQLAIGRALVTRPRLLVLDEPTEGIQPSIIKDIGRAITFLRSKSEIAIILVEQYFEWARDLCDTYAVMDRGQVVEAGPRATMVEADVRKWLSV; from the coding sequence ATGCTGGCCGTCGAGGACGTCGATCTCCATTACGGCGCGGCGAAGGCGCTGCGCGGCGTCTCCCTCAAAGCGGAGGTCGGGCAGGTGACCTGCGTGCTCGGCCGCAACGGCGTCGGCAAGACCTCGCTGATGCGCGCCATCGTCGGCCAGCAGCCGATCTCGAAGGGGCGGATCCGGCTCGGCGAGAGGGACATCTCGGGGCTCGCCCCCTACGACCGGGCGCGGGCGGGCGTCGCCTTCGTGCCGCAGGGCCGGGAGATCTTCCCGCTCCTGACCGTGAAGGAGAACCTCGAGACTGGCTTCGCCCCCTGCCGCCGGGCGGACCGCTACGTGCCGGGGGAGATCTACGACCTGTTCCCGGTGCTGAAGGACATGCTGCACCGGCGCGGCGGCGACCTCTCGGGCGGGCAGCAGCAGCAGCTCGCCATCGGACGCGCCCTGGTGACCCGCCCGCGCCTCCTCGTCCTCGACGAGCCGACCGAGGGCATCCAGCCCTCGATCATCAAGGATATCGGCCGAGCGATCACGTTTCTGCGCTCCAAAAGCGAGATCGCGATCATCCTGGTCGAGCAGTATTTCGAGTGGGCCCGCGACCTCTGCGACACCTACGCGGTGATGGACCGGGGCCAAGTGGTGGAGGCCGGACCCCGCGCCACCATGGTCGAGGCGGACGTGAGGAAGTGGCTGTCGGTGTGA